ATTTGGCGATCTGAGGCCCAGTTCTCAGTTAGTGAGGTTCAAGTGGCATTAGCGGCGAGTCGCGTCCTAGCATCGATGTCCTACTTCGGCTCAGGTTGTGCCATGTGCTTGCTTATCCCACGACGTCTTCGGCGCGGCTGCACCCTGCTAGGGGCGCTCGCGGTGGTGACCTTGCTTTCGGCTTGCGGGACGACCGGAAGCGACTACGCACGACGCCAAGAGATGGTGTACGTGCCTGCCCACGCGCAGCCCGTCGACCACGTGCGTTGGGATCACGTGCGCAACTTCAAGCCCCTCAATCAACGCATGATCTTGATGGATGTTCGCCGTCGCCCCCATCTGCTGGTGTTGGCGAAGTCCTGCGTTGGCCTGCGTCGAGACAGCATCATCGTGTTGAGGCAGCGTTCGTCCCGCTTCGATCCGCGGCGGGATGCGATCGGTTTTGCCAACCGGGGCAGCGTCGGCAACACGATCACCTGTTTCCCCGACGCGCTCTACGCCCTCGAGGACGAGGATGTAGACGCGGTGATCGCCTCTCTCTGAGCGAGGGCGTAATACCCCAGTTGCGCACGGACCTAGTCCGCGGTCGGCGCGCACTCCTGCCCACTACGCCAGCGCCACACCTCCAAGCCCATGCGCGGCGCGAATGGGCGCGAGTCCTGGGCGGTGCCTAAGTAGAGTTGCCCCTGAAACTCAGCGAGTGAGCGGGTGCCAATGTTTGCGCTATCGCCAAAGCCCCAGCCCAGGTAAGTGGCACGAGGACTGCCGACGAGCTCTTCCCACTGCTGCCCGTCCGCACTGCGCCACACGCCCGCACCCGTTGAGAAGCCAAAGAACGAGAACGCGTTCAGGGTGCCGAGCCAGAGCTGATCTTCGTAGGTGATATAGCGCCAGGAGTAGTCATTGCCCGGCACCCCGAAGCCATCGGCGCCGATCTTCTCCCACTGCTCGCCGTTCGGTGAGCGCCAGACGCCGAACCCGTTGAAGGCGTTGATCGTGCCCACGTAGAGTTGGTCCTGGAAGGTGTGCAGATCGACTACTGCGCCTGTACTTTCGTAGTCGAAGCCGCCCGGCGTGTTAGCCGTGGGGCCGACCACGGCGCTGAAGCTCACACCATCGAAGGTGCGCCAGATCTGTAGCCCGTCGGCGGCGTTGCGTGTGCCCGCGTACAGAGCGCCCTGAAAGAACTCCATCTCGTGAATGGAATCATTGCGCGCATCCCCGAAGCCGTTCAGCACTAGGGGCTGGATACCCTGCTCGCGCGTTCGAAACAGCTTGGCGCCCCCCTCCGTGTCTTGGGCGCCGAAGTAGAGGTACTCAACGTCGCTAAAGGTGGCGCAGGTTAGGGAGCGCACACTGCGCACGGTGGGGTCGCCGATGCCGCCATCGGCGGCCACGTTCCACGTCACCCCGTCGGCGCTGCGCCACAGCTGGGCACCTTCCGTAAGGTTGTCCGTGCCCGCGTAAAGGGCGCCACGGCAGACGGCGAGGTTGCGCACGCCCTCGTTCTCGACGCTGCCGAGGCCGTCGGTGACCACTCGCTCCCACACGCTACCGTCGTAGCGCCAGATCTGGGCGCCTGCCAGGCGGTTCAGTGTGCCCACGTAGAGGTGATTGCCGAACACGGCCATGCTCCAAGCGTAGCGGTTGTTGCTATCCCCGAAGCCGTCTTCAGACACCTGCTCGAAGGGGGTGTCGCACTCCTGAGCGCCAAGCCATCCCGCAGGGGCGATCGCCAACATGAGCGCCACCGAGATCGCGCGCGCCGCGCGCTTACCCAGCATCTCGTTGGCCCTGCGTGTCGAGGTCTTCGAGCAGTGTCCGTACCGCATCCTGATTCTCCGGTCGTAGCAACTTGAACAGCAGCCCGCGTCGGGCGAGATGACGCGAGACGAGGTGGTTGTGGCAGTCGTGTTGGTGTAGGTGCACACCTGTTGTCTGCGCTAGGTGGTTAGCGGCGTACCGGTCGCTAGCGCAGCCGGTGCAGTGATGTACATGGTAGTGCGTGTGCCCATTGTGAGTGGCCAGCACCTGGGCGAGGTCGAAGTTGTCCTGTGCCGTAGTGGGCAGTGACCAGAGTTGCTGGTACCAGGCACGCTTTTCCTCGTCGAGCTCGCGGTGGCGCTCGGCGTAGTCTTGCGTGAGGCATGTGATCGGGGCAAAAGCCTGCACCGTATCGGCGCCGAGCAGGTGTCCGTAGAGCAGGGCAGCGAAAGCGCCGACGGAGTTACCGATGAACAGCGTGCGCTTGGGGGCGAGGCGCTCGATCTGCCCGTGTAGCCAATCGAGAGCGGCGTCTAGGCAGGGCGTCGAGGAGTCGAAGCCTTCAAGGTAGGCCCGATCGTGCACATCGCGGCAGAGGATACGGCTGTAGCGCAAGCGGTTTGCGGTGCCGGCAAACTCGTGCCCGCCCATGCCCCAGCGCTGGGCGAGGCCTGAGAACACCACGAGCAGTGCGCTCGTGTCCTCGCCAAGCTCGACGCTGACGCCGCTAGTCATCGCCGACCTTCCGAGGCTCAGTAGCCGCCTTCATTGACGAGCACGTGCTCGAAGGCAGGCTGCAGGGTGCCGTCCGGCGCCAGGCGACCGCGCGTCGCGCTCTCCAGATCAGGCCACTGGGTGATCTGCATCCGAAGGCCGTCGACCGCGAAGTCGATGTGACCCTGGCCTTCATAGTCGCCGACCAGTGAGCGGTCGAGGCTTGTGTGCAGTACGAGCCGGTCGACCATCTCTGCCATCTGCAGGGGAGGGCTTTCCATGTAGCGGCCGATCGGCCCGATGGAGCGTAGGTGCAGCTCACGCACCGCTCGGCGCGCGGCCGCGGCGCGAAAGACTGGACCGATCACGTGTTCGTTCACCTCACGGGCCAGGATCACCCCAAGTGAGATGTACATGTTCTCAGCGCACAGGCTGTCGAGCGCTGCGGCTTTTCGCTTAGCGCAGCGAAGGTCGTCGATAGCATCGTAGGCGTCGTCGTCGAAGCCACCGTTGAAGGAGAGGTACACCGTACGTAACCCGGCCTCCTTGAGCTTGCGCACGTACTGGCGGTTGGCGAGCTTCAAGCCGTTGGAGAGGATCATCGGCAAGTGGCCTGCATCGCGTACGCGGCGGATTAACTCTGGCAGGTCCTTACGCACGGTGGGTTCGGCGCCTACCAGGCGGATGTGCGTGCGTCGTGGGAAGCGTGAGATGGTGTCGATCAGCCAGTCGGCGTCCATGTCTGGGATGTGCCGGTTTGGGATGTAGCAGTTGCGGCATTCCATGTTGCAGCGGTGGGTTATGTCCACCATCACAGTGCGGTACGGATTCTCCTCTGGGGCGTAGACCTGGGAGGTGGCCTGATGCTCGATCCCTACTGCAGCTTGCGCTTCCGTGGCCGACATCTGTTCTTCCTTGAATTTAACTTATTATTTTTGCTCGGCGTCTAGCCGGCATCTCCCGCCGACTATAGCCAACCTCTAAACGGGATTGCCAATGCTCCCGCTTGCATCGAATGGCCACTTTGGGCGCGGTTGGGATGCCTGTCCCAATCGTGTGCTGGGGTGGTCGCGCGCGGCGCCAGAGGTCGGTGAAGCTATCGAAAAAATTAGTTTGCCTAACAGAGACATTGGTGATTGCGGGCCCTTAGCACCACTGCCCTAGGTGGCGTTGGGTAGGCAGTTTTCTGCATTGCAGCAAACGGCATTCGCTGGGACGCTCTTGGATCGGGTGCGTGCTTGGGGAATCTCCGCGCGCACCACAGGTCGAATAAACCGGACATCTCATGCGTGAGTACTATGCCCAGCTGCCCGCCCGGCAATGATCCTGCTGATCCCGAGCGATACCTGGCACCGGAGCGGCGCATCTACCGCAGCCCGCTGCTGGCGATCGGGAAGTTCCGCTGTCCCCTGGGCCACCCCGCCTTCCACGGGGGCGCCGTGAACAACGGAAATCTAGTGGTGTTCCCCCGCACGAGCGTCATCATTGAGCAGACCGGCGCGCGGCCCTTAGTCGCCGATCCGAACACTGCCGTGCTGTACAACGACCGTCAGGAGTACCGTCGCGAGGCCAATTCACAAGAAGGGGACCGCTGCGAGTGGTTCGCCTTTGGGGACGCCACGGTGGTGGAGGTCATGGCACGGCGGGACCCGAGTGTGCTCGAGCGCGTGGAGCGCCCCTTCCACACCAACCACGCATTCGCCGATCGACGGACGTACCTGCTTCAGCGCCAGCTGGTCACTTATCTCGATGGCACACCGCAGCCGGATCTGTTGCTGGTGGATGAGCTCGCCCTGCGAGTGCTGGCCAAGGTGGTGCAACGGGTTCCTCCCGAGGTGCCGGGGCGGGGCGCTCGCGTTGCACGGTCGCGGCCGCGAGCGCGCGTCGAGCTGGCCAACGCTGCGCGCCGCTTGCTGGCGCTGCAGTACGCCACGCCGGCGAACCTGTCTACGCTGGCTGAGCAGCTTTCCTGCTCTGAGTATCACCTATGCAGGACCTTCAGTAGCTGCTTCGGCACCTCCCTCCATCGCTACCGAGATCAGCTGCGCTTGCGCAGTGCCCTGCAGTGGCTCACCGACACCACTGCGCCCTTGACTGCCATCGCTCTGGAGCTCGGATACTCCAGCCACAGCCACTTTGGCGCACGCTTTCGCACCGCCTTCGCCATGTCGCCCTCGCGCTTTCGTCGCCGCGCTAGCGGCTCGTTGGTCGCGCAACTGCGCAAGAATCTGATAGCTGATCCGAGCAGCTCCTTCGAATAATCGCCGCTGCGCCCACGCGCAGCCGACGCAATGGCCGATGGTGGGCGCTGAGCCATACCACAGCCAACGAAGGAGATTCGCATGTCCAAACCAACCTCGACTGACGGAGCTCAGCCCCCGGGTATCGCAATGCGCGTGGTGTCGACCCTGGGAACGCTAGCGGTGTTGCCACTGCTGTTGCCGAGCGCCGCGGCTCAGCCGTTCGTGGAGCCTGGCGTAGAGGTCTTGACCACGCTTTTTGAGGAGAATCCGCTCGACAGCTTCGGTTTTGTCGCTGAGGCCCTCGGCGATCTCGACGGCGACCTGCGGCCTGACTACATCATCGGCGCGCCCGGTTTCCCGGGCGGAGCATTCAGCGGAAAGGTCTACGTCTACTCCGGTGCCAGCGGCGAGCTGCTCAATGCGATCGAAGGCAATCCGGGAGATGGCCTTGGCTTCTCCGTGGTCGGCTTGGGCGATGTGAATGGTGACGGCGTGCCTGACTACGCCACCGGGGGGCCCTTCGCTGACGGTGTGCAAGCCTTCGGCCGCTTACTTATCGTGTCCGGTGCCACCCACGAGATCCTCATCGACCTGAACGGCGTGCCGGGCTCCGTATTCGCCTACGACATCAACCTCGCCGGCGATCTTAACGGCGATGGCGTCGACGATGTGATCGTGGGCGCCATCGGCGGTGGCAGCGGGGGAGAGGGCGAGGTCGCCATCGTGTCCGGTGCGGACGGGGCCATCCTCTGGCAGGTCCAAGGCGAGGTCTCCGGCGATAACTTCGGCAGCGGTGTCTCCGGGCTTGGGGCCGACATCTCCGGCGACGGCATACCGGATCAGGTGGTGGGTGCCCTGGCCGGCGGCGACAGCAACACGGGCCTCGCCTACCTTCTTTCCGGCGCCGATGGCTCGACGCTCTTCGAACTAGAAGGTCTGGAGACAGCTGGCTCCCTTGGGTGGTTCTTCGCGCACCGCGCTGGCGATGTGAACGCGGACGGCGTCGTCGATGCCTACGTGGGAGACTTCAGCGACAGTGCTCTGGGAGGGCTCGACGGCCGCGCCTACGTGTTCTCTGGCGCTGACGGCACGCGCCTGCAGGTGTACGACGCAGAGTTTGCCAACGACGGATTTGGTATCGGCCGCACGGTCGGCGATATCGATGGCGATGGTCACTCGGATCTGTTTCTCGCCGCCTATACCCACAGCGTGGGCGCGGTTGTACAGGGTGGCAAGGGCTACCTCTACTCTGGACGTGATCAGAGTCTGATCCGCAGCATGACCGGAAGCGTCTCTGGCGATCAGCTCGGCTTCGACGCCCTGCCGGTAGGGGATTTAGACGCAGACGGGTTTGCGGAACTGATGCTCACGGGCGTGGGCGTGGTGCACGTGGTCCGCGGTACGGATCCCTCCCCCGCCGCGCGCGTAGCTTCTGTCTGCGATCTGCTCGCCGGCTTCCCCGACGAGGCGTATCTCGAGCCCGCGGCCCCACGCAAGGAGCGACTTTGCGCCCTGCTGACCCAGGTACGAGGGCTGGTGGATGCGCAGCGCTACCTGCTGGCCAACGCGCGACTGCGCAACCGCGTGTTGCCCCGCGTGGATGGAGTGGTTGGGGAGGATCTGGCGCAAGACTGGTTGCTCGATCCCGTGCTTCAGGGAATCGCTCTACCCTGGGTGGAGGGATTGATCACGCTCACTCAGAGTCTGGCGGAAGATAACTTACCTTAGGCTATCGAAAAAGATGGGTGGCCTGCGATTCGGCAGGCCGCCTGGCTTGAGTCGATAATCCTGCAGCGCGTTTGCCTAGCGCTTGCGCCAACGGTCCTCCCAGAAGTGCGCCTTGCGAATCCCTAGGCTCTTGGGATCGAAGCTGTAGGTCGTGGCGCCTTCGCGCCGCTGGCGCTCGTAATCCTTCAGTGCCATCAATGACGGCTTGCCGATAAAGAAGATAATCAGGATGCCGACTACGTTCAGCCACGCCATCAGACCCACGCCGAGATCTCCCATAGCCCAGGCCAGTGTGGCCGTGCGGATGGTGCCGTAGAACACCGCCCCCATCAGCACCAGCTTGAGCACGAGCAGCTCACCCGGGATGCGAATCGTGCGGCGAATGTAGGCCACATTTGTCTCGGCGATGTAGTAGTAGGCGAGCATCGTGGTGAAGGCGAAGAAGAACAAGGCCACAGCAACGAACGGCTTGCCAAGGCCAGGCAGCATGCTTTCCACCGCGTACTGTGTGAAGGCGGAGCTGTTTGCCTCGACCATCGGCGAGAGGTTCTGCACCAGAAAGCCGCCGTCTGGATTGCTCACGTTGTAGGCGCCGGTGATCAGGATCATCAACGCGGTGGCCGTGCAGACGAACAGGGTATCTATATACACGGAGAAGGCCTGTACCAGCCCCTGCTGTGCCGGATGTTCAACCTCAGACGCAGCAGCGGCATGCGGGCCCGTGCCCTGGCCAGCCTCATTCGAATAAACGCCGCGCTTGACCCCCCAGCCGATGGCAGCCCCGAAGCCGGCCATGGGCGTGAAGGCGTCTCCCACGATCATGCCAAGGATCTGGGGCACCTTGCCGATGTTCAGTGCAACGATGATCACAGCGCTGATGACGTACGCTAGCGCCATCAGCGGTACCACCACTTGGGTGACCTTAGCGATGCGCTTCACACCGCCGAAGATGACGATGCCAAGCAGTGAGACAAGGACCGTCGCCGTGATGAGTTTGGTGACGCCGACAGGGCCGAAGAAGGTATCGATCGTACCGCCCGTGCCTACGGCTACTTCCATCGCCTCTCCGATGGCGTTCGACTGCACCCCCGGCAGCAGGAAGCCGCAAGACAGCAAGGTGATCAGCGCAAAGGCCCAGCCGTACCAGGCCTGGCCCATGGCTTTCTCGATGTAGTACGCCGGCCCGCCGCGGTACTCGCCCTCGTCCACTTCCTTGTAGATCTGGCCGAGGGTGGACTCTACGTAGGCGGTCGAGGCGCCGAGGAAGGCCACGATCCACATCCAGAACACGGCGCCCGGACCGCCGAAGCCGATGGCGGCGGCCACGCCGGCGATGTTGCCGGTGCCGACGCGTCCGGAGAGGGAAACTGAGAGGGCTTGGAAGGAGGAGATGCCGCTGTCCGAGCCCTTGCCGCTGAACAGCAAGCGCAACATCTCGCCCAGCAAGCGAACTTGGACAAAGCGTGTCAGCACCGAGTAGAACAGGCCGGCACCCAAGAGAAGGTAGATGAGTGCGGGGCTCCAGATGAAGCCGTTGAGAGTGCTGACGAGGGAATCCATAGGCGCTGCGCTTCCGTCCGGTGAGTGGCAGCGGCCGAGTCTAACCCGGTTTTCGCCCCACCTGCTGAGCGGTGCGGCGCCGGCAGGAGTATGATGCGCGACCCACGCCGCCTCCGCGCGACGTTCCCGAACCTCACCTCGCAGAGATCTTATGGCCCCCGACGACGCCACCTCCACGCCCGCATTTCGCGAACTCGGCCTCGCGCCTGATGTCGTGCAGGCCCTCGACGCCCTGGGCTACGAGCGCCCCACGCCGATCCAAGCGCAAGCCATCCCGCCGCTCTCGGCTGGGCGCGATTTGCTCGGCCACGCGCCCACCGGCACGGGTAAGACAGCGGCCTTCGCCCTACCGCTGCTTTCCCGCTTGGATCTGAAGGCCCGTGGCGTGCAGCTGCTCACGCTGTGTCCCACGCGCGAGCTCGCCATCCAGGTGGCGGAGGCCTTCAAGCGCTATGCCGCGCATCTGCCGGGCTTTCGCGTGCTGCCGATCTACGGCGGCCAGGAGTACGGCGGGCAGCTGCGCCAATTGCGGCGCGGTGTGCACGTGGTGGTGGGTACTCCCGGGCGGGTGATGGACCACATGCGCCGCGACACGCTGCGCCTGGACGCGGTGTCGGCGATGGTGCTCGATGAGGCGGACGAGATGTTGCGCATGGGCTTCGTCGAAGAGGTGGAGTGGATCCTCGAGCAAACCCCCGCGCAGCGTCAGCTAGCACTTTTCTCAGCCACGATGCCCGCCGAGGTGGAACGCATCGCCCGCCGGCACCTGCGATCGCCGCAGGAGATCAGCGTGCGCGCCACCACGGCGACCGCGGAGACCATCCGCCAGCGCTACTGGCAGGTGAGCGGTTTGCACAAGCTCGACGCGCTCACGCGCATCCTGGAAGTGGAGCCCTTTGACGGGTTGCTGATCTTTGTGCGCACGCGCACGGCCACGGTAGAGCTGGCTGAACGCCTGCAGGCTCGCGGCCACGCCGCCGAGGCGCTGAGCGGCGACATGGCGCAGAAGCACCGCGAGCAGATGATCGAACGCTTCCGCGGTGGCTCCCTCGATATCCTGGTGGCGACCGATGTGGCCGCCCGCGGCCTCGATGTGGATCGCCTGAGCCACGTGATCAACTACGACATTCCCAACGATCCGCAGGCCTACATCCACCGCATCGGTCGCACCGGTCGTGCGGGGCGCCAGGGAGATGCGATACTTTTCGTCGCGCCGCGCGAAAAGCGCCTGCTGTACGCCATTGAGCGGGCCACGCGCCAGCGGATCGAGCGCCTAGCCCTGCCGAGCACGCAGGCGGTGAACAACCAGCGCATCGTCAACTTCAAGCAGAAGATCACCGACACGCTCGCTGCCGGCGAGACCGCCTTTATGCGCGGGTTGCTTGAGCAGTATCGCGACGAACACGACGTTGCTGAGCTAGACATCGCGGCCGCCCTGGCCCAACTGTTCCTAGGCGACAAGCCGCTGCTGCTGGAGGAGCGTGAGGCGGCGGCGCCGCAGTTGGATCGAAGTGAGCGCCCCAAGCGGTCCTCCCGATCCGACGATGGGTTCCACCGCGCGAAGCGCGCACCGCGGCGGGAGCCGCGTGAGGACGGTCGACCGGCGACTCGTCCGGCGCGCCGAGATCGAGGCCCAGATCCAGACAGCGAGCGTTTTCGAATCGAGGTGGGCGCCAGCCACGGCGTGAAGCCGGGCAACATCGTGGGCGCGATCGCCAACGAGGCGGGCCTCGACGGGCGCTACATCGGCCACATACGAATTGAGGATGATCACAGCTTCGTCGACCTGCCGAAGGGCATGCCGAAGGCGATCTTCCAGGCGCTGAAGAAGGTGCGTGTCTGCGGCCAGGCACTCGCCATCACCCGCCAGCGCCACGGTAGCGGCGGCGAGGACGGTGATCGCCTGGATCGCTGAGCCCGTCGCTGCGTCCATTGCGGTCACCCGGGATAGGTGCTCGCGCAGCAAGTCGATGAGCCGTGGTAGGTGAGTCGGTACCTGTCGCGCGCTCCGGTAGACCAGGGAGACGGGGCTTGGTGAGACTTCCCGCAAAGTGAATAATTTTACTAGGTAGTCAGTCGCCGCGTGCGCGTGCACCTGATAGTGTAGAGCCTACTAGCTTGCCTATCGAGGCCGTTCGTATCCGCTCAGAGCGCCCTACTCGCGCTCGAAATGGGGCAGGACGCGTAAGCGTACATACGGCTGATGCTGTTGGTTCGAGAATACTGCATCGAACTGCTGCAGCCCCGCTAGGGCTCCTGCCAGGCGGCCCGCCTCGGCACCCGTCGCGCGACCGAACACCCCTGTGACGATGCGCCGGCGCCGTTGCGCATCGGAGTTGTACAGGTAGAGCTTGCTGGCAAGATTGCCCACCAGGTCGGGCGAGAGATCGTCGGGGAACTGGGTGCCGACCACCACCGCCACGCCGAAGGCACGGCCCTCTCGCGCGAGCTGAATCAGGCGCTCCGATTGAGAGGCGCGCCACGCCTCATCGAACACCAGTACCCGACGCAGGGCGCGCGGCTGCTCGCCGCGCAGCATGTACCCCTGCAGCTGGATCAGAATCATCTCCGCCAGGGCGGACTTCAGGCGATCATCGTTCGGCAGGTTGTTGAACGAGAGCACGTAGCGCCCTGCCATCAGCTCTGCGAAGGACAAGCGCGCGCCGGCATCGCCCGGTAGCAGGCGCATCTCATGGAGCAGGCCTAGGCGGTTGCTCAGGCTCGTCGCGGTGGTGGATTCCTCGCGCAGGGCGATGGTGATCGCATCGTGCAGGGAAGGTGCCTTGATCGGCTCCACCGGCAGCCACTCGCGTAGAGGCTGCAGCCTGTCCTCGAAGCCCTGGATGATGCTGGCGCGCAGGAGCGCCGTCTGTTGCTCCCCGAGCTGCAGTGTGGTGGCTAGCACGCGAGCGATCTCGAACACGTGGGGCATGATCTGTGCCCCACTCTCGCCTTGGGGCGGTGGGCGAAAGGGGTTGAAAGGCACGCCGTCCTGGAGGTCGATCACCTCGAAGCCGTGCGTGCGCGCGAACTCCCCCGAGTAGTCGTTCTTGAAGTCGAAGACGAGCGTTGGGCAGTCCAGGCGCGCGGCGTCTGCAAGCAGAGCCTTGATGATCTGCGTCTTGCCCTGGCCCGCGTCACCGGACACGGTGAGGCCGAAGTTCGGCAAGGCGCGGTTCGCTCCCGGATCGAGGTGCCAGAAGATCGGTCGTTCACCATCGCCGTGGCCAAGCAGCATGCGCGCCGTGTCGCGGGCGTCGCCGTTGGTGCGGGCGTGAATCGGGCGCACCAGGACTGGCAGCGGGCCGTTCTCAGCCTGCTGAGGCGCAGGCCCTGTGGGGGCCGCGAGGGGGGGGGGGTCCTCTGCCAAGGTGGGCGCAGCCTCCGAGGGGGCAGTATCGCTTTGCGGTGCTTCTTCGCTGGGCGCATCTGTGCTTGCCGTCGTGACCAGCGTGAGGCGGGCAGGGTTGGCTCGCGGTCGGGCCAGGGAGGCGAGGGGGCCGATCGCGACCTCGCGGGTGAGGAAGCGTCGCTCGCGTCGCCACTCGCCAACGCCGGCCGCGTCGGCGAATTCGCCGACGAACTCCCGCGCCGTGGCTAGTTCGGTCCAGTGTTGCTTCTCCGTGGGCGCTACCCGACCGCCCGCCTCGAGCAGGTTCACCAAGGCGGGCCCCGTCGCGAGGCGGCGCAGCTCCTTGAGGCTGCGATTTGGCTCCGTGCCGTCGAAGCCGCTCACGGTGCCCAGGCGGAAGATGGCCGGCAGGGCGTCCGTGCAATGGCGCAGGAACAACTCGATTTGCCGGCGCAGGGCGCGACCGCGCACGGGCGCATCGGCGAAGGCGATCTCCCACGCTTCCAGCCGCGTTTGCTCCTCGACCATAAACGCCACGCGCAGGATACGACAGGGGTGGGGTCCTCCCAGGTGCCTGCGGCTGAGCTGTGTGCCCGTGAGGCCGATGATCTCGATGGCTGACTCGTTGATCAGCCAGCTGAGCAACTCGATGCGCTGTTCATCGGAGAAGCTTCGCGCACCTCCCACCGCCTGATCGCGCCGATCTTCCCACGCCTTGTCGAAGTCGACCGTTTGCGACGCGGGGCTCAGTCCGGGCACCTTGCCGCGGAAGGCGTTCTGGCCCAGAAACTCATTGGCCGCTACGCATCTCTCACGGTATGCGCGCACCGACTCGAGCACGTGACGCGGCTGCAGTGAGCCTTCGCGCCACAGCCATGCAGGGGAGATACGATCGGCCGCCTGCACCTCGCTGACGTCGATCTCGGTACGCTCGAGCAGCACCTGTGCGCGGCGCTGGAGGATGCGCTGTATCTCCGTGGGCTTCGGCGGGCGCATCTGCACGGGAGATGGCTGCATCTCCAGGCGCTGGCGCAAGCTGGCGGGCAGAGTTGGCAGGCGCGCGAGGATGTCCGACAGGGCGCAAATGATGACTCCAGTGCCCTGGATCCCGTCCTCGCACAGCTGGATTGCGGAGGCTAGGAAACTCTCGAGCAGGGCGAGCGAACCGATTTGTTCGGTGCTCTCGATTTGATCGATAGCGAGGATGAACGGCGCGCCGGTGGCGTGGCAGATGCGGGCGAGGCTGAGCAAAACATCTGTACGCTGGTCGTTGTGACGCAGGGGCTCGAGATACAGGGCGCCGAAGGTCTGGTGTGACGAAGAGCCGTTGACCCAGGCTTTGAAGGGTAGGCCGCAATCATCAGCTCGGGCCAGTAACCCTGCGACCACGACGCGATCATCGGCGGTTACGCCAGCACTCTTTAGCTGCTTGGTGATCTTGCGCGCCGCGGTGACAGCCAGCTTGTCCAGCACCTCTTCGCTCGCATCAGCATCGCGCTTGGCTCGGAAGCGCTTGCGCTGATCTGCGGCGTGGGACCACAGAATCGTAGCCAGGCGCTCGAGGGGGGAGAGGCCGTCTTGGTCGCCGAACTTGTCCGTGGCGAGCTCGTCGAAGATCTTCTTCACGAACCAGCGCGATAGCTCGCTGGCGTCGATGTCGACGGCAAGCTGCATGAGCACCGGATAGGCCTTCCCGCGGCGGGCGAGCTTGGCCAGCTCCGTGGTCAGGCAGTGCGTCTTACCAAGGCCAGCCTCGCCCTTGACCAGCAGTACTCGATCGCCCGGGCTCGCGTCTTCGTGCGCTGCCCGTACCACGTTCAAGATGCCCTGACGGACTTCCGCATGGATGCTCGGCACATCGAGACTGATCGCATCGCGGGCCCAGGTGGCGGTGGCAAAGCGCGAATAGATCCCGCTGAAGTGTTCGCTCGCCAGCGCGTGGAAGAGAGTGTCTTCGATGCTCACAGGCCGCGCTCCACGAAGTGCAGGGCACCGCTTGGCACGGTGATTTCGCTGCGCTCGCGCGTGGCGGTATCGAGGGCGCGCGGGTCATCCAGGGGGAGCAGGGCCAATAGTCCGGCGTGCGAAGCTTGCAGTAGGCGCGCCTTGAACTGAGCCAAGGTGCCCGCGTCGGCATGGCGCCGCCCGTACTCGTCGTACACGTGGTCGACGGGTGTTTTGTGACCGAAGGGGCCTGCATGGGCCGTACGTGCGATGTTCACTACGTGCTGGGCGAATTGGCGCAGGCCCGGGCTGGCCTTGCGCGAGCGGTGGGTACTGACGAGCGCGGGCGTGG
The DNA window shown above is from Pseudomonadota bacterium and carries:
- a CDS encoding DEAD/DEAH box helicase, yielding MAPDDATSTPAFRELGLAPDVVQALDALGYERPTPIQAQAIPPLSAGRDLLGHAPTGTGKTAAFALPLLSRLDLKARGVQLLTLCPTRELAIQVAEAFKRYAAHLPGFRVLPIYGGQEYGGQLRQLRRGVHVVVGTPGRVMDHMRRDTLRLDAVSAMVLDEADEMLRMGFVEEVEWILEQTPAQRQLALFSATMPAEVERIARRHLRSPQEISVRATTATAETIRQRYWQVSGLHKLDALTRILEVEPFDGLLIFVRTRTATVELAERLQARGHAAEALSGDMAQKHREQMIERFRGGSLDILVATDVAARGLDVDRLSHVINYDIPNDPQAYIHRIGRTGRAGRQGDAILFVAPREKRLLYAIERATRQRIERLALPSTQAVNNQRIVNFKQKITDTLAAGETAFMRGLLEQYRDEHDVAELDIAAALAQLFLGDKPLLLEEREAAAPQLDRSERPKRSSRSDDGFHRAKRAPRREPREDGRPATRPARRDRGPDPDSERFRIEVGASHGVKPGNIVGAIANEAGLDGRYIGHIRIEDDHSFVDLPKGMPKAIFQALKKVRVCGQALAITRQRHGSGGEDGDRLDR
- a CDS encoding AraC family transcriptional regulator, whose amino-acid sequence is MPSCPPGNDPADPERYLAPERRIYRSPLLAIGKFRCPLGHPAFHGGAVNNGNLVVFPRTSVIIEQTGARPLVADPNTAVLYNDRQEYRREANSQEGDRCEWFAFGDATVVEVMARRDPSVLERVERPFHTNHAFADRRTYLLQRQLVTYLDGTPQPDLLLVDELALRVLAKVVQRVPPEVPGRGARVARSRPRARVELANAARRLLALQYATPANLSTLAEQLSCSEYHLCRTFSSCFGTSLHRYRDQLRLRSALQWLTDTTAPLTAIALELGYSSHSHFGARFRTAFAMSPSRFRRRASGSLVAQLRKNLIADPSSSFE
- a CDS encoding radical SAM protein, with translation MSATEAQAAVGIEHQATSQVYAPEENPYRTVMVDITHRCNMECRNCYIPNRHIPDMDADWLIDTISRFPRRTHIRLVGAEPTVRKDLPELIRRVRDAGHLPMILSNGLKLANRQYVRKLKEAGLRTVYLSFNGGFDDDAYDAIDDLRCAKRKAAALDSLCAENMYISLGVILAREVNEHVIGPVFRAAAARRAVRELHLRSIGPIGRYMESPPLQMAEMVDRLVLHTSLDRSLVGDYEGQGHIDFAVDGLRMQITQWPDLESATRGRLAPDGTLQPAFEHVLVNEGGY
- a CDS encoding alanine/glycine:cation symporter family protein; translation: MDSLVSTLNGFIWSPALIYLLLGAGLFYSVLTRFVQVRLLGEMLRLLFSGKGSDSGISSFQALSVSLSGRVGTGNIAGVAAAIGFGGPGAVFWMWIVAFLGASTAYVESTLGQIYKEVDEGEYRGGPAYYIEKAMGQAWYGWAFALITLLSCGFLLPGVQSNAIGEAMEVAVGTGGTIDTFFGPVGVTKLITATVLVSLLGIVIFGGVKRIAKVTQVVVPLMALAYVISAVIIVALNIGKVPQILGMIVGDAFTPMAGFGAAIGWGVKRGVYSNEAGQGTGPHAAAASEVEHPAQQGLVQAFSVYIDTLFVCTATALMILITGAYNVSNPDGGFLVQNLSPMVEANSSAFTQYAVESMLPGLGKPFVAVALFFFAFTTMLAYYYIAETNVAYIRRTIRIPGELLVLKLVLMGAVFYGTIRTATLAWAMGDLGVGLMAWLNVVGILIIFFIGKPSLMALKDYERQRREGATTYSFDPKSLGIRKAHFWEDRWRKR
- a CDS encoding DUF6491 family protein, with the protein product MCLLIPRRLRRGCTLLGALAVVTLLSACGTTGSDYARRQEMVYVPAHAQPVDHVRWDHVRNFKPLNQRMILMDVRRRPHLLVLAKSCVGLRRDSIIVLRQRSSRFDPRRDAIGFANRGSVGNTITCFPDALYALEDEDVDAVIASL